The following proteins are encoded in a genomic region of Mahella australiensis 50-1 BON:
- a CDS encoding uroporphyrinogen decarboxylase family protein, giving the protein MHHSCGSIFDIIPDLIALGVDVIHPIQALTKNMEPRRLKEAFGDKVAFCGGADAQRLLISGTPQQIKAKAKVLELKEIFPTGLIISPSHEAILPDVDPANIEAIFDAIKE; this is encoded by the coding sequence ATTCATCACTCATGTGGTTCTATATTCGATATTATACCGGATTTAATTGCTTTAGGCGTAGATGTGATACATCCTATCCAGGCCTTGACCAAAAACATGGAGCCTCGTAGACTAAAAGAAGCATTTGGAGATAAAGTGGCATTTTGTGGCGGAGCAGATGCGCAAAGGCTTTTGATCAGTGGCACGCCGCAGCAAATTAAGGCTAAGGCTAAGGTTTTGGAATTAAAAGAGATTTTTCCAACGGGATTAATCATCTCGCCTAGTCATGAAGCAATATTACCTGATGTTGATCCAGCAAATATAGAAGCGATATTTGATGCAATTAAAGAATAA
- a CDS encoding aldo/keto reductase, which translates to MINGANDIIDPQLVPYRILRGGDKIPAIGMGTFGSDRYTAEQVAAAVKGAAEVGFRLFDCASVYGNESLIGDAFQEIMRSGVKREELFITSKVWNDMHGRGDVLLSCAKSLKDLKLDYIDLYFIHWPFPNFHPKGAPPDYRDPSARPYIHEEYMETWYQMERLVKAGYVRHIGTSNMTVSKLKLLLRDCTIMPAANEMELHPCFQQPELFQFCLDHGIQPIGFCPIGSPSRPDRDRTPDDVVDIEDPVVVRIAKAHGVHPAIICIKWAVQRGQIPIPFSIHRDKYVSNLRCTIEDPLTEEEMEELATVDKNCRLIKGQVFLWEGANDWRDLWDVINPTMNP; encoded by the coding sequence ATGATAAATGGAGCAAATGATATTATTGATCCCCAATTGGTACCGTATAGAATATTGCGTGGCGGCGACAAGATACCAGCGATAGGTATGGGAACATTTGGCTCGGATCGTTATACGGCAGAGCAGGTTGCTGCTGCTGTAAAAGGCGCCGCTGAGGTGGGTTTCAGACTTTTCGATTGCGCATCGGTATATGGAAACGAGAGCCTTATAGGCGATGCCTTTCAGGAAATTATGAGATCAGGCGTTAAGAGAGAAGAACTTTTTATAACATCAAAAGTATGGAACGATATGCATGGCAGAGGAGATGTGCTGCTTTCATGCGCTAAGTCCCTTAAAGATCTGAAACTGGATTATATTGATCTTTATTTCATTCATTGGCCGTTTCCGAACTTTCATCCCAAAGGAGCGCCACCGGATTATCGCGATCCTAGTGCCAGGCCATATATTCATGAAGAGTATATGGAGACATGGTATCAGATGGAAAGGTTAGTAAAGGCGGGTTATGTGAGACATATCGGTACCTCCAATATGACTGTATCCAAATTGAAACTGCTTTTACGGGATTGTACCATCATGCCTGCTGCCAATGAAATGGAATTACACCCTTGTTTCCAACAACCTGAGTTGTTTCAATTTTGTCTTGATCACGGTATACAACCTATAGGCTTTTGTCCGATAGGGTCACCTTCTCGTCCTGATCGCGACAGAACACCGGATGATGTAGTGGATATAGAAGACCCGGTTGTAGTTAGAATAGCGAAAGCACATGGCGTTCATCCGGCAATAATTTGTATCAAATGGGCAGTTCAGCGTGGGCAAATTCCGATCCCGTTCTCAATTCATCGAGACAAATATGTAAGCAATTTACGGTGTACAATAGAGGATCCACTTACTGAAGAAGAGATGGAAGAACTAGCAACGGTCGATAAAAATTGCCGTCTTATTAAAGGTCAGGTATTTTTATGGGAAGGTGCGAATGATTGGAGAGACCTTTGGGATGTTATAAACCCTACAATGAATCCATAA
- a CDS encoding galactitol-1-phosphate 5-dehydrogenase: MKAAVLHAKNDIRYENIDTPIILPNEVLIEVRATGICGSDIPRVLGDAAHYYPIVLGHEFSGIIADVGEQVSDVKKGDRVTAAPLLPCHECIDCQLGHFSQCKHYKFIGSSVFGSWAQYVKVPARNIIKLPDNVSFEEGAFFEPSTVALHGIFNADFRPGFDAAVLGIGTIGQLAVQWLRILGAAHITAFDVDEAKLAKSKDMGADVCINTSEEGFKDEISKIVEDRGIDYVFETAGVMFTQKLSLDIVASKGTVCFIGTPTADLILSPPIFEKILRKELKLTGSWMSYSAPFPGKEWMLTADALMRRVLKCETMIHKKFALSDVNDAFDLYRKRIPMSGKVLLVNE, from the coding sequence ATGAAAGCAGCTGTTTTGCATGCCAAAAATGATATAAGATATGAAAACATAGATACGCCCATTATATTGCCAAATGAGGTTCTCATTGAAGTGAGAGCCACTGGTATATGCGGTTCTGACATACCTAGGGTGCTGGGCGATGCAGCTCACTATTACCCTATTGTGCTTGGGCATGAGTTCTCAGGGATAATAGCGGATGTGGGTGAGCAGGTAAGTGATGTTAAAAAAGGCGATAGGGTAACGGCAGCACCGCTTTTGCCGTGCCACGAATGCATAGATTGCCAGCTTGGTCATTTTTCGCAATGCAAGCATTATAAATTTATAGGTTCCAGTGTGTTCGGAAGCTGGGCACAGTATGTAAAAGTACCGGCTCGAAATATTATTAAGCTTCCGGATAATGTAAGCTTTGAAGAAGGGGCGTTCTTTGAACCTTCCACGGTAGCGTTACACGGCATCTTCAACGCTGATTTTCGCCCAGGGTTTGATGCAGCCGTGTTAGGTATCGGTACAATAGGTCAACTTGCGGTGCAGTGGTTGAGAATATTGGGAGCGGCACACATCACAGCCTTTGATGTAGATGAGGCTAAATTGGCCAAGTCTAAGGATATGGGGGCAGATGTATGTATAAATACATCTGAAGAGGGTTTTAAGGATGAAATAAGCAAGATAGTGGAGGATAGGGGTATAGATTATGTTTTTGAAACGGCTGGAGTTATGTTTACCCAAAAGCTAAGCCTTGATATAGTGGCCAGTAAAGGTACAGTGTGCTTTATAGGCACACCTACGGCAGATCTTATCCTTTCACCGCCGATTTTTGAGAAAATACTGCGCAAAGAATTAAAACTTACAGGCTCGTGGATGTCCTATTCAGCACCATTTCCAGGTAAAGAGTGGATGCTCACAGCCGATGCATTGATGCGAAGGGTTCTAAAGTGCGAAACTATGATACATAAGAAGTTTGCGTTGAGCGATGTAAACGATGCATTTGATTTGTATAGGAAACGTATACCGATGAGTGGAAAGGTATTATTAGTTAATGAATAA
- a CDS encoding xylulokinase, translated as MRSYILGIDIGTSACKVVVFDINGDVVASALCPYDVHYPRSGWAEQYADDWWQAVCHALQCIWEQGKVHPADVVGVGVDGQSWSALPVSCDGKALRPVIIWFDRRAQQQAERMVQAIGIQRLIEVSGNPPDPAYITPKMLWLKENEPDIYNGTYKFLQSNGFIVYKLTGRFTQDKSQGYGFHFFNIADGVYDKELCRQMGLDIDKVADILECCDVVGSITDEAARSTGLLVGTPVVAGGLDAAASTLGAGVISVGQTQEQGGQAGGMSIYVDKPVIEPRLILGYHVVPDAWLLQGGTVGGGGALRWFVDQFGYAEVCKANKEGVSVYGIVDREASSIKPGSDGLIFLPYMSGERSPIWNPKARGVFFGLSYDKTRAHAARAVMEGCAYSLRHNIEVAQQAGAHVDELISVGGAAKSSLWTQIKADVTQKRIQVPYADDATALGAAILAGVGIGAYKDFHEAVSKAVRIRKSYEPNVDNFYIYDKLYAVYREIYDNLEQTYDRLYEVQQEGIL; from the coding sequence ATGAGGTCATATATTCTGGGCATAGATATAGGTACATCGGCCTGCAAAGTTGTGGTATTTGATATAAACGGTGACGTAGTGGCGTCTGCATTGTGCCCATATGATGTACATTATCCGCGGTCAGGTTGGGCCGAACAATATGCGGATGATTGGTGGCAAGCAGTATGCCATGCGTTGCAATGCATATGGGAACAGGGGAAGGTGCATCCGGCGGATGTGGTCGGTGTAGGTGTAGACGGACAGAGCTGGTCCGCTCTGCCTGTTTCATGTGACGGCAAAGCGTTGAGGCCGGTTATAATATGGTTTGACCGCAGGGCCCAGCAACAAGCTGAACGTATGGTCCAAGCCATTGGCATACAAAGGCTTATTGAAGTGAGCGGCAATCCGCCTGATCCTGCATATATAACGCCTAAGATGTTATGGCTAAAAGAAAATGAACCGGACATCTATAATGGGACTTATAAATTTTTGCAGAGCAATGGTTTTATAGTATATAAGTTAACCGGTCGCTTTACACAAGATAAATCGCAGGGTTATGGATTCCATTTTTTTAATATAGCAGATGGCGTTTATGATAAGGAGCTATGCCGGCAAATGGGTCTGGATATAGACAAAGTAGCTGACATATTGGAATGCTGTGATGTGGTTGGAAGCATAACCGATGAGGCTGCCAGAAGCACCGGCCTTTTAGTTGGTACACCTGTGGTGGCTGGAGGGTTGGATGCTGCCGCATCAACGCTGGGGGCCGGTGTCATATCGGTCGGTCAAACACAAGAACAAGGCGGTCAAGCCGGCGGAATGAGTATATATGTGGATAAACCTGTTATAGAGCCCCGCCTTATACTCGGCTATCACGTCGTACCTGATGCATGGCTGCTACAGGGCGGTACGGTAGGTGGCGGAGGTGCTCTCAGATGGTTTGTAGATCAATTCGGTTATGCCGAGGTCTGCAAAGCCAATAAAGAAGGCGTTAGCGTTTACGGCATCGTGGATAGGGAAGCGTCCTCTATAAAACCAGGCAGCGACGGCTTGATATTTCTGCCATATATGTCTGGTGAGCGCTCCCCGATATGGAATCCAAAGGCCAGGGGTGTATTTTTCGGCCTCTCGTATGATAAGACCAGAGCGCATGCGGCACGGGCCGTGATGGAAGGGTGCGCTTACTCACTGCGCCATAATATAGAAGTTGCCCAGCAAGCGGGAGCACATGTCGATGAATTGATAAGCGTAGGCGGAGCGGCTAAAAGCTCCTTGTGGACCCAGATAAAAGCCGATGTAACCCAAAAAAGGATACAGGTTCCTTATGCTGACGACGCTACAGCGTTAGGTGCCGCTATATTGGCCGGTGTTGGAATAGGCGCATATAAGGATTTCCATGAAGCCGTATCCAAGGCGGTGAGAATAAGAAAGTCATATGAGCCAAACGTTGATAATTTTTATATATATGATAAGCTTTATGCTGTATACAGAGAAATATACGATAACCTAGAACAAACCTATGATAGGCTTTATGAGGTTCAACAGGAGGGAATATTATGA
- a CDS encoding LacI family DNA-binding transcriptional regulator, which translates to MAATIKDVAALAQVSVGTVSRYLNGYEVSETNKRKIDEAIRRLDFKLNPVARSLKTSKSMTVAVVVPALANIFSMSIIEGIERHLDQYGYSVIVCDSQSDVQKEKSKLQFVKDKYVDGVVIMPTGSDGTHITEVLGDELPAVLMDRLVEDVKLDAVLVDNVNAVYQAVERLITLGHRRIGMITGPKDIYTAKERQEGYRRVFVDYNLPIDENLIRYGDYTEDTGYKLMSEFMRLDCPPTAVFVANYEMTIGAIMAVNEFGIQIPDQLSLIGFDQLELSKLIKPSLSVVVQPMAEIGQKAAEMLYQRMRGNCDNFPQVIRLKAHFIEGQSIKRL; encoded by the coding sequence ATGGCAGCGACTATAAAAGATGTGGCAGCATTAGCGCAGGTATCAGTAGGTACCGTTTCAAGGTACTTAAATGGTTATGAAGTCAGTGAGACAAATAAACGTAAGATAGACGAGGCCATAAGGCGTCTGGATTTTAAGCTCAATCCTGTGGCTCGGAGCCTTAAGACCAGTAAATCCATGACGGTGGCGGTGGTGGTGCCTGCGTTGGCTAATATATTCAGCATGAGTATTATAGAAGGTATAGAACGCCATTTGGATCAATATGGTTATAGCGTTATAGTGTGCGATAGCCAAAGCGATGTACAAAAAGAAAAATCTAAACTCCAATTCGTGAAGGACAAATATGTGGATGGCGTGGTGATAATGCCAACCGGCAGCGACGGTACTCATATAACCGAGGTATTGGGCGATGAGCTACCGGCTGTATTGATGGATCGTTTGGTAGAGGACGTTAAATTGGATGCTGTACTTGTGGATAATGTGAATGCCGTTTATCAAGCGGTGGAGCGCCTGATAACGCTAGGCCACAGGCGTATAGGCATGATAACCGGTCCAAAAGATATATATACCGCCAAAGAACGCCAGGAAGGTTATAGACGCGTGTTTGTTGATTATAATTTACCTATAGATGAGAACCTGATACGATACGGCGATTATACTGAGGATACGGGCTATAAGCTTATGAGTGAGTTTATGCGGTTGGATTGCCCGCCTACCGCAGTTTTTGTAGCCAATTATGAGATGACTATAGGAGCTATAATGGCCGTAAATGAGTTCGGCATACAAATACCTGATCAACTTTCCCTCATAGGATTTGATCAACTGGAGCTTTCTAAACTTATAAAGCCCTCGCTGTCAGTGGTTGTGCAGCCTATGGCTGAAATAGGTCAGAAAGCGGCAGAGATGCTTTATCAGCGTATGAGAGGAAACTGCGACAATTTTCCACAGGTGATACGCCTTAAAGCCCATTTCATTGAGGGGCAGTCGATAAAGAGGCTATGA
- a CDS encoding DUF2225 domain-containing protein produces MNREALYTKEIKCPVCGKNFTSTRVRTSAIKVETRDSDFCVHYKGVNPMFYDIYVCPHCGYAASVDRFDKIDVEGKKAVLQHTAPSWTSRDYGGERTLEQALECYKLALLCAQLKHDKPSELAALCLRIAWLYRFGQDEQGERRFLQAALDEYIAAYERQIDNNVNEMNLLYIIGELYRRLGNAAQAVQWFSRVVNHKDRENNPLLISMAREGWQSIKEKK; encoded by the coding sequence ATGAATAGAGAGGCTTTATATACAAAGGAAATAAAATGCCCTGTGTGCGGCAAAAATTTTACTTCCACACGTGTCAGAACGTCGGCGATAAAAGTGGAAACGAGAGATAGCGATTTTTGCGTGCATTATAAAGGTGTCAATCCGATGTTTTATGACATTTATGTGTGCCCGCACTGCGGATATGCAGCTTCAGTCGACCGCTTCGACAAAATAGATGTTGAGGGAAAAAAGGCTGTGCTTCAGCATACGGCCCCAAGCTGGACATCGCGCGATTACGGTGGCGAGCGTACATTGGAGCAGGCGTTGGAGTGCTATAAATTGGCGCTTTTATGCGCTCAATTGAAGCACGATAAACCATCGGAATTAGCGGCCTTATGCCTGCGGATAGCCTGGCTGTATCGCTTCGGCCAGGATGAACAAGGAGAAAGGCGCTTTTTGCAGGCAGCACTGGATGAATATATCGCTGCTTATGAGCGTCAGATCGATAATAACGTAAATGAGATGAATTTACTCTATATTATAGGTGAATTATACCGACGTTTGGGCAATGCTGCGCAAGCGGTGCAATGGTTTAGCCGCGTTGTAAATCATAAAGACAGGGAGAACAATCCTCTGTTGATATCCATGGCCCGTGAAGGATGGCAATCCATAAAGGAGAAGAAATAG
- the abc-f gene encoding ribosomal protection-like ABC-F family protein, whose protein sequence is MTVLETKGISKAFGSKDILKDISFRVEQGDKIGIVGPNGAGKTTLMKIITGIEHADAGEIYMPGQCSIGYLSQDAGLDVKNTVWDEMLSAFNEVIAIETRMHELERLMADGQTDKGTMSEYARLSDQFTHLDGYSYESYTRGVLIGLGFSPNEFEQAVTTLSGGQKTRVALGKLLLQKPQLLLLDEPTNHLDIEATQWLESFLQNYAGAVMVISHDRYFMDAVCNKIFDIENTMMTVYDGNYSRYAALKREFIVQRAKDYDLQQKEIKRQQEIIDRFRSYNREKSIRAAQSRQKALDRIERIDKPVEQQSISFAFKARQRGANDALKVESLSKSFENKCVLNDVTFELKRGQRAAVIGSNGIGKSTLLKIIADQLEPSSGRIRIGQNTFLGYYDQEHAGLNPDKTVLEELWDAYPLLSQTDVRKILAVFLFKGDDVLKRINDLSGGERARLALAKLMPAGYNMLLLDEPTNHLDISAREALEDALKDYDGTLLAVSHDRYFINKIADIILELTPDGITVYEGNYDDYWQQKHLQDGSLQISVTSAKRRAKPKTENTSQAAASQDIEAEIVTIEDRIAELEAAMCDPDVYTDGQKMRQLTDEHAKLKTELEELYEKWA, encoded by the coding sequence TTGACCGTTCTCGAAACCAAGGGCATAAGCAAAGCCTTCGGTTCAAAAGATATATTAAAAGATATAAGCTTTCGCGTAGAACAAGGCGATAAAATAGGCATAGTAGGCCCCAACGGTGCCGGTAAAACTACGCTTATGAAAATAATAACAGGTATAGAGCACGCCGATGCCGGCGAGATATACATGCCTGGCCAATGTTCGATAGGCTATTTATCGCAAGATGCCGGCCTGGATGTAAAAAATACTGTTTGGGACGAAATGCTCTCAGCTTTCAACGAGGTAATAGCCATAGAGACGCGCATGCACGAATTAGAACGGCTTATGGCGGATGGTCAGACGGATAAAGGCACGATGTCCGAATACGCTCGCCTGTCCGACCAATTCACTCATTTGGACGGTTACAGCTATGAAAGCTATACAAGGGGCGTACTTATTGGCTTGGGGTTCTCTCCGAACGAATTCGAGCAAGCCGTAACCACTTTGAGCGGTGGTCAGAAGACACGCGTAGCACTCGGTAAATTGCTGCTGCAAAAACCGCAGCTATTATTGCTCGACGAACCGACTAATCATTTGGATATTGAAGCCACTCAGTGGTTGGAGAGCTTCTTGCAAAACTATGCGGGCGCTGTAATGGTTATATCGCACGATCGCTATTTCATGGACGCCGTATGTAATAAAATATTCGATATAGAAAATACTATGATGACAGTCTATGATGGCAACTATTCGCGATATGCAGCTTTAAAGCGCGAATTCATAGTACAGCGAGCTAAAGACTATGACCTCCAACAGAAAGAAATAAAACGTCAGCAGGAGATTATAGACAGATTCCGCTCATATAACCGGGAAAAAAGTATACGCGCCGCCCAAAGCCGTCAAAAAGCGCTGGACCGTATTGAACGCATAGATAAGCCCGTCGAACAGCAGAGCATAAGCTTTGCTTTCAAAGCGCGCCAGCGCGGCGCCAATGATGCATTAAAAGTGGAATCGCTGAGTAAATCATTTGAAAATAAATGCGTGCTAAACGATGTAACCTTCGAATTAAAACGCGGCCAGAGGGCTGCCGTTATAGGCTCCAATGGCATAGGTAAATCCACTCTGCTCAAAATCATAGCAGACCAATTGGAGCCTTCATCCGGCAGGATTCGTATAGGACAGAATACGTTTTTAGGATATTATGATCAGGAGCATGCTGGCCTTAATCCTGACAAAACCGTTCTCGAAGAGCTCTGGGACGCTTACCCACTTCTCAGCCAGACCGATGTGCGAAAGATATTGGCTGTATTTCTTTTTAAGGGCGACGACGTACTTAAGAGAATAAACGATTTGAGCGGTGGTGAACGCGCCCGCCTAGCGTTGGCCAAATTAATGCCGGCAGGATATAATATGCTGCTGCTGGACGAACCGACTAATCATCTTGACATATCAGCGCGTGAAGCGCTGGAGGACGCTTTAAAAGATTATGATGGTACATTGCTGGCGGTATCCCATGACAGGTATTTTATAAACAAGATAGCCGATATAATACTCGAACTTACACCTGATGGGATAACCGTATATGAAGGGAATTATGACGATTACTGGCAGCAAAAACATCTACAGGATGGATCGCTTCAAATTTCGGTTACATCGGCCAAAAGGAGGGCTAAACCCAAAACCGAAAATACATCGCAGGCCGCGGCATCTCAAGATATAGAAGCCGAAATAGTAACTATAGAAGACCGTATAGCAGAGTTGGAGGCGGCCATGTGCGATCCAGATGTATATACCGACGGTCAAAAAATGCGTCAATTAACGGATGAACATGCCAAGCTCAAAACTGAATTGGAAGAGTTATATGAAAAATGGGCATAG
- a CDS encoding ferritin-like domain-containing protein — protein sequence MYADKSDLVRRIREAMEGERHDAAFYAVLIEMAPPEDKDIIKGIREDELKHYRMFSDMYTYLTGSSISVPEPEISPPKSYKDGLASAIMGETNAVEEYRIILIEAPFWYMKNWMYIIVTDEQKHADRFNMLYSRA from the coding sequence ATGTATGCCGATAAGTCCGATCTGGTCAGGCGCATAAGGGAAGCTATGGAAGGTGAGCGGCATGATGCGGCTTTTTATGCTGTACTCATCGAAATGGCACCGCCTGAGGACAAGGATATTATAAAAGGTATACGCGAGGATGAACTTAAACATTACAGGATGTTCAGCGATATGTATACCTATCTCACAGGTTCTTCCATAAGTGTGCCTGAGCCTGAGATATCGCCGCCTAAAAGCTACAAGGATGGCTTGGCCAGCGCCATAATGGGGGAAACAAACGCCGTAGAAGAATATAGGATCATACTGATAGAGGCTCCGTTCTGGTATATGAAGAATTGGATGTATATAATTGTGACTGATGAGCAAAAACATGCGGACAGATTTAATATGTTATACAGCAGGGCATAG
- the thiT gene encoding energy-coupled thiamine transporter ThiT: MDYIISVFEDLTEITPTTIAVVIAVLAVVGFLAVIGPKARFNTKSVVYGGLCIAVAFILSYIRFYHWPQGGSITLASMLPMFVYAYIFGPAAGIAAGVAYGLLQLIQDPFILHPVQVLLDYIIAFGALGLAGYCRNNISLGVLLGGFGRFMASFLSGVIFFASYAPEGMNPIWYSMVVNGMVIGTDTAICFVISLIPQVRSMIERLRSNAI, encoded by the coding sequence ATGGATTACATCATAAGTGTATTTGAGGACTTGACCGAGATTACGCCCACCACTATAGCAGTGGTGATAGCGGTATTGGCAGTAGTCGGTTTTTTAGCTGTAATAGGCCCCAAAGCCCGCTTTAATACCAAATCTGTCGTGTACGGAGGCTTATGCATAGCCGTAGCCTTTATATTGTCCTATATACGTTTTTATCATTGGCCGCAGGGGGGCTCGATAACATTGGCCAGTATGCTGCCAATGTTCGTATATGCCTATATCTTTGGCCCGGCAGCCGGTATTGCGGCAGGCGTTGCTTACGGCCTTTTGCAACTGATACAGGATCCTTTTATACTACATCCTGTACAGGTATTGCTAGATTATATAATAGCTTTTGGAGCATTGGGCCTGGCCGGCTACTGCCGAAATAATATAAGCCTAGGGGTATTGCTCGGTGGTTTTGGTAGATTTATGGCCAGCTTTCTGTCCGGCGTAATATTCTTTGCAAGTTATGCGCCGGAGGGCATGAATCCCATATGGTATTCTATGGTGGTTAATGGTATGGTTATAGGTACGGATACGGCCATTTGTTTTGTAATATCCCTAATACCGCAGGTGAGGAGCATGATAGAACGATTGCGCTCTAACGCGATATAA
- a CDS encoding RidA family protein, protein MPPLFLHIRVMLLSIIEERIKALGLELPQTTAPVGAYIPAIICGNMVFVSGQLPTVNSIAQYKGSVGDGISVDEGYQAARLAALNALAVLKSAVGDLDKVKRIVKITGYVRSAPGFEQQPKIVNGASELIVDIFEEAGRHARAAIGVSELPAGVPVEIELIAEI, encoded by the coding sequence TTGCCGCCATTATTTTTACATATACGGGTGATGCTATTGTCTATTATAGAAGAAAGAATAAAGGCATTGGGATTAGAACTACCGCAGACGACTGCACCTGTGGGGGCGTACATACCGGCGATTATATGCGGCAATATGGTCTTTGTATCGGGACAATTGCCCACAGTAAACAGCATAGCACAATACAAAGGCAGCGTAGGCGATGGCATATCGGTGGATGAAGGCTATCAAGCGGCGCGGCTGGCTGCGTTAAATGCTTTAGCTGTATTAAAAAGTGCCGTTGGCGACCTCGATAAAGTAAAACGTATTGTAAAGATAACAGGTTATGTCAGATCAGCGCCGGGTTTTGAGCAACAGCCTAAAATAGTCAATGGTGCCTCCGAGCTGATAGTCGATATATTTGAAGAAGCCGGCCGTCATGCGCGCGCGGCCATAGGCGTATCAGAGTTGCCGGCCGGCGTACCGGTAGAGATAGAACTTATAGCCGAGATATGA
- a CDS encoding DUF362 domain-containing protein, whose translation MPVPVAIEKCSDYDKNKVEEALNECLNALGGIGEYVRPGQRVFIKINLLMRKRPEEAVTTHPAVVEAVVGAVQRAGGIPVIGDSPGGMFNERTLRSIYRTCGIEQAAKNTGAELNYDVSETEIPSSDGKILKRLSIVRAIADADAIIDIGKLKTHGMAVFTGAVKNMFGVVPGMRKAEYHLKMPDLNDFADMLIDINMAVKPALAIIDGIVGMDGNGPSAGRPRNIGVIVASASTFAADVAAASIAGIPLDVIPTVRQAKKRGLPATLDDIKVLGIPVNDVKVKDFEMPPRRGVSFLDGKVPRFMVGFLRNVTMARPVFDHDACKGCGDCADNCPPRAIKMVDKRPRVDLNICIRCFCCQELCPYKAVDIKKSWIFR comes from the coding sequence ATGCCAGTACCGGTAGCCATAGAAAAATGCAGCGACTATGATAAAAATAAGGTAGAGGAAGCGTTGAACGAATGTTTGAACGCTTTAGGCGGTATAGGAGAATATGTAAGACCCGGTCAGAGGGTTTTCATAAAGATAAACCTTTTGATGAGAAAACGGCCTGAAGAGGCGGTTACCACTCACCCGGCCGTTGTAGAGGCGGTGGTCGGAGCGGTCCAAAGGGCAGGTGGTATACCTGTGATAGGCGACAGTCCGGGCGGTATGTTCAATGAGCGAACGCTTAGGAGTATATATCGCACCTGCGGTATAGAACAAGCAGCTAAAAATACAGGTGCCGAGCTCAACTACGATGTGTCCGAAACAGAGATACCAAGTTCCGACGGCAAAATATTAAAACGTTTGTCCATAGTCAGAGCTATAGCCGACGCCGACGCGATAATCGACATAGGTAAGCTCAAGACGCACGGCATGGCAGTGTTCACAGGTGCCGTAAAAAATATGTTCGGTGTGGTACCAGGCATGAGGAAGGCTGAATATCATCTGAAAATGCCCGATCTCAATGATTTTGCCGATATGCTCATAGATATAAACATGGCTGTAAAACCGGCATTAGCTATAATAGACGGTATAGTGGGTATGGACGGTAATGGTCCGTCGGCGGGCAGGCCACGCAATATAGGCGTCATAGTGGCCAGTGCCAGCACATTTGCCGCCGATGTGGCGGCGGCTTCCATAGCCGGCATACCGCTGGATGTAATACCTACTGTGCGGCAAGCTAAAAAACGTGGTTTACCGGCAACTCTTGATGATATAAAAGTTTTAGGCATACCTGTAAACGATGTAAAAGTGAAAGATTTCGAGATGCCGCCGCGCCGCGGCGTAAGCTTTCTGGACGGCAAGGTACCGCGGTTTATGGTCGGTTTTTTGCGCAACGTGACTATGGCCAGGCCGGTATTTGATCATGACGCGTGTAAAGGGTGCGGCGATTGCGCCGATAATTGCCCGCCTAGGGCTATAAAGATGGTGGATAAGCGCCCTCGTGTCGATTTAAATATATGCATAAGATGCTTTTGCTGTCAGGAGCTATGTCCTTATAAAGCTGTCGATATAAAGAAATCATGGATTTTTAGGTAA